Proteins from a single region of Segatella copri:
- a CDS encoding HIT family protein, whose translation MASIFSKIAAGEIPSYKCAESDKFYAFLDISPIGKGHTLVIPRKEVDYIFDMEDKDLAEFEVFAKKVAKAIKAAFPCKKVAQVVLGLEVPHAHIHLIPMNSEADVNFRKEHLKLTEEEFKEIADKIYTEFKKL comes from the coding sequence ATGGCAAGCATTTTTTCAAAGATTGCAGCAGGAGAGATTCCTAGCTACAAGTGTGCAGAAAGCGACAAGTTCTATGCTTTCCTCGACATTAGCCCTATCGGCAAAGGTCATACCTTGGTGATTCCCCGTAAGGAGGTTGATTACATCTTCGATATGGAAGACAAAGACCTGGCTGAGTTTGAGGTTTTCGCCAAGAAGGTAGCCAAGGCTATCAAGGCAGCCTTCCCATGCAAGAAAGTGGCGCAGGTTGTTTTGGGTCTGGAGGTTCCTCATGCCCATATCCACCTCATCCCAATGAACAGCGAGGCTGATGTAAACTTCCGCAAGGAGCATCTCAAACTCACAGAGGAAGAGTTCAAGGAAATTGCTGATAAGATTTATACAGAATTCAAGAAACTTTAA
- a CDS encoding mannose-1-phosphate guanylyltransferase, whose product MKSNGNNYCVILAGGKGRRLWPCSRSNYPKQFVDFFGVGRTQLQQTFDRMAKIVPADHIFINTNEEYVQLVKEQLPEVPAERILAEPIHRNTAPSMAWANHRISMLNPDACIIATPSDQAIFNEDAFRENVLEGLAFVAEHDRFLTMGVKPTRPEPGYGYIQMGEAIGNGLYKVQSFTEKPEREFAKIFVESGEFYWNTGLFLSNVKYLRECFCKILPPVLRNYDKQYPEFSVETENAYMKESFSSYPNISVDFGVLDKPSNVYMMKCDFGWADLGTWHSIYEAMQKSSDDNVVVDSDVMMENCHNNVIKLPKGKLAVLNGLDGFIVAENDNVLLICKKEDSSALVRKYVNEVQMKKGDEFV is encoded by the coding sequence ATGAAGAGTAACGGAAATAATTATTGTGTGATATTGGCGGGAGGTAAGGGTCGCAGACTCTGGCCTTGCAGCCGTAGCAACTATCCGAAGCAGTTTGTCGACTTCTTTGGAGTGGGGCGCACCCAGCTTCAGCAAACCTTTGACCGTATGGCAAAGATCGTGCCTGCCGACCATATATTTATCAACACAAATGAAGAATATGTTCAACTGGTAAAGGAACAGTTGCCTGAGGTTCCTGCAGAACGGATATTGGCGGAACCTATTCATCGCAATACGGCACCTAGCATGGCATGGGCCAATCATCGCATCTCGATGCTCAATCCTGATGCCTGCATCATCGCCACTCCTTCGGATCAGGCTATCTTCAATGAAGATGCTTTCCGGGAAAACGTATTGGAAGGTCTGGCTTTTGTGGCAGAACATGACCGTTTCCTGACGATGGGTGTGAAACCAACCCGTCCTGAACCTGGATATGGATATATTCAGATGGGTGAAGCTATCGGCAACGGATTGTACAAGGTGCAGTCGTTTACAGAGAAACCGGAAAGAGAGTTTGCCAAGATTTTTGTAGAGAGTGGAGAGTTCTATTGGAATACGGGTTTATTCCTTTCTAATGTGAAGTATCTGCGTGAGTGTTTCTGCAAGATTCTGCCCCCTGTACTCCGTAATTACGATAAACAGTATCCCGAATTCAGTGTGGAGACAGAGAATGCATACATGAAAGAGAGTTTCTCTTCTTATCCTAATATATCAGTAGATTTCGGAGTGCTTGACAAACCTAGCAATGTCTATATGATGAAGTGTGACTTCGGCTGGGCTGATCTGGGTACCTGGCACAGTATCTACGAGGCGATGCAGAAGAGCAGCGATGACAACGTGGTTGTTGACAGCGATGTGATGATGGAGAATTGTCACAACAATGTAATCAAGTTGCCTAAAGGAAAGCTGGCTGTATTGAACGGACTGGATGGTTTCATAGTAGCCGAGAATGACAATGTATTGTTGATATGCAAGAAAGAAGATTCTTCTGCCCTGGTGCGTAAATATGTAAACGAGGTGCAGATGAAGAAAGGCGATGAGTTCGTCTAA
- the greA gene encoding transcription elongation factor GreA, producing the protein MAYMSQEGYDKLVAELKQLVSVERPKASAAIAEARDKGDLSENSEYDAAKEAQAHLEDKINRLKLTIAEAKIIDTKQLSTDSVQIMSKVEMTNMANKAKMTYTIVSESEANLKEGKISIKTPIAQGLLNKKVGEIAEIKIPRGTINLRIDKISFE; encoded by the coding sequence ATGGCTTACATGTCACAAGAAGGCTACGACAAACTCGTAGCTGAGCTGAAACAGCTCGTATCTGTAGAGCGCCCTAAGGCATCAGCCGCAATTGCTGAAGCCCGCGACAAGGGTGATTTAAGTGAGAATTCTGAGTATGATGCCGCTAAAGAGGCACAGGCTCATCTGGAAGATAAGATCAATCGCCTGAAGCTCACCATTGCCGAGGCCAAGATTATCGATACCAAGCAGCTCAGCACCGACAGCGTGCAGATTATGTCGAAGGTAGAGATGACCAACATGGCTAACAAGGCAAAGATGACTTATACCATCGTGAGCGAAAGCGAAGCAAACTTGAAGGAAGGCAAGATTTCCATCAAGACTCCTATCGCACAGGGATTGCTCAACAAGAAGGTAGGTGAGATTGCAGAAATCAAGATTCCTCGCGGCACCATCAACCTTCGCATCGACAAGATTTCATTTGAATAA